In one window of Kitasatospora sp. MMS16-BH015 DNA:
- a CDS encoding ribonuclease H — MVERLIAACDGAAKGNPGPAGWAYVVADGTAAPQRWAAGALGHSTNNVGELTALERLLAATDPGVPLEVRLDSTYTRDAVTKWLAGWKRNGWKTAAGKPVANQELIRSIDGLLEGREVTFVYVPAHQVDGDPLNAIADKAASDAARTQQDAAGTAADLPEPDPASTSTAKPRRTAPAKSAAKTGGGTTGGGKSAGGKSGGRTLAARFPGTCPCGQAYPKGATITKVGAGWGHPECVAAH; from the coding sequence ATGGTTGAACGACTGATCGCGGCCTGTGACGGAGCGGCGAAGGGCAACCCCGGTCCGGCGGGCTGGGCGTACGTGGTGGCGGATGGCACCGCCGCCCCGCAGCGCTGGGCGGCCGGGGCACTGGGGCACAGCACCAACAACGTCGGGGAGCTGACTGCGCTGGAGCGGCTGCTGGCCGCCACCGACCCCGGGGTGCCGCTGGAGGTGCGCCTGGACAGCACCTACACCCGGGACGCCGTCACCAAGTGGCTGGCCGGCTGGAAGCGGAACGGCTGGAAGACCGCCGCCGGCAAGCCGGTGGCCAACCAGGAGCTGATCCGCAGCATCGACGGCCTGCTGGAGGGCCGCGAGGTGACCTTCGTCTACGTCCCGGCGCACCAGGTGGACGGCGACCCGCTGAACGCCATCGCCGACAAGGCCGCCAGCGACGCGGCCCGCACCCAGCAGGACGCGGCCGGCACCGCCGCCGACCTGCCCGAGCCCGACCCGGCGAGCACGAGCACCGCCAAGCCGCGCCGGACGGCCCCCGCCAAGAGCGCGGCCAAGACCGGCGGCGGCACGACCGGCGGCGGCAAGAGCGCTGGCGGCAAGAGTGGTGGCCGCACCCTGGCGGCCCGCTTCCCGGGCACCTGCCCGTGCGGCCAGGCCTACCCCAAGGGCGCGACCATCACCAAGGTCGGCGCGGGCTGGGGCCACCCGGAGTGCGTGGCGGCCCACTGA
- a CDS encoding DUF11 domain-containing protein — translation MLRSSRPPRALLGATLAVALLLLAPGGLAARAADGPAPAPSTLVKSVQDVTHPGAAAADHGDTVGWTVNYTNGAAGGAAAPATVTDRIVGAGTAQSYVPGSLHVPPGWTPSWSTDGSTFTGTDQGAATTAVRADNPVARAGGTGVSAPLLAPVQAAAQATGGDGFTPVLYRTAAGEVQSWSIYHHAAIGAPQLVCNSLSTGQLCAGGPWPRPLNTAAGPLGTGRTGDIGSPLTPQYVFDPQQPNLLYYPAVTTGSVGVGCLDLAAQANCGYTALAPTGTSPSSANSLAGLVKAGGSVYGVATTGQVLCLTLATRQPCAGQPYAPVVAPNHDLPSTPTALYLGGLIVVGEKVFASSSPQTSGSTVTGPPVLGCFDTAANTTCAGWDTPHPAGPNAGYYTYDAFASYSTAGQPDGVCTSTVGGANVLTTCYGLDGSAHAAPGTLAALAGNVLTFNPETVTAGGATRSYFPAWGGSVPGATLCHDWTANAPCAGFPLPAGHPGVNGGATRDYGYSYDATTRCLIGLGDGGVVFSLDPATAASPCVHSGATVTLKPGDFYCDGAAGHVQQYGKARLTDLDLSHVDLAASHVLVTDADGTPVLAPALGADGTVDLASLNATAHPAVTVTVQLVLTGTGDFTSTNHPALVAEFQGDAPQFCFRTVVTADCATTQLTNTATGTDATGALTSNTVTTAVAPGTGCRPNVTVEKEICGSGNWHDCAPGGPGPWAKTSPVGLLGLLGTAHWRITVTNAGPVDAANVTVNDAVTPGCRQAAGSFSLASGASRQVYCDSFLLALPLKNTASASFVAAGAPAGTPPSTSAPSAAVACSLLCILAVPDKN, via the coding sequence GTGCTGAGAAGCTCGCGTCCGCCACGCGCCCTGCTGGGCGCCACCCTCGCCGTCGCCCTGCTCCTGCTGGCGCCGGGCGGCTTGGCCGCCCGAGCCGCCGACGGCCCGGCGCCCGCGCCGTCCACGCTGGTCAAGAGCGTGCAGGACGTCACCCACCCCGGGGCGGCCGCCGCCGACCACGGGGACACCGTCGGCTGGACGGTGAACTACACGAACGGCGCGGCGGGCGGCGCCGCCGCCCCGGCCACCGTCACCGACCGGATCGTCGGCGCCGGCACCGCGCAGAGCTACGTCCCCGGCTCGCTGCACGTCCCGCCCGGGTGGACGCCGTCCTGGTCCACCGACGGATCCACCTTCACCGGCACCGACCAGGGCGCGGCCACCACGGCCGTCCGGGCCGACAACCCGGTGGCCCGGGCCGGCGGCACCGGTGTGTCGGCCCCGCTGCTCGCCCCGGTGCAGGCCGCGGCCCAGGCCACCGGCGGGGACGGGTTCACGCCCGTGCTGTACCGGACGGCCGCCGGCGAGGTGCAGTCCTGGAGCATCTACCACCACGCCGCGATCGGCGCCCCGCAGCTGGTCTGCAACAGCCTCTCCACCGGTCAGCTCTGCGCCGGCGGCCCCTGGCCGCGCCCGCTGAACACGGCGGCCGGCCCGCTCGGCACCGGCCGGACCGGGGACATCGGCAGCCCGCTGACCCCGCAGTACGTCTTCGACCCGCAGCAGCCGAACCTGCTCTACTACCCGGCCGTCACCACCGGCTCGGTCGGCGTCGGCTGCCTCGACCTGGCGGCCCAGGCCAACTGCGGGTACACCGCGCTGGCGCCCACCGGCACCTCGCCCAGCAGCGCCAACAGCCTGGCCGGCCTGGTCAAGGCCGGCGGCAGCGTCTACGGGGTGGCCACCACCGGGCAGGTGCTCTGCCTGACCCTGGCCACCCGCCAGCCCTGCGCCGGGCAGCCGTACGCGCCGGTGGTCGCGCCCAACCACGACCTGCCGAGCACCCCGACCGCGCTCTACCTGGGCGGGCTCATCGTGGTGGGGGAGAAGGTCTTCGCCTCCTCCTCGCCGCAGACCTCCGGCTCGACGGTGACCGGCCCGCCGGTGCTCGGCTGCTTCGACACCGCCGCCAACACCACCTGCGCGGGCTGGGACACCCCGCACCCCGCCGGGCCGAACGCGGGCTACTACACCTACGACGCCTTCGCCTCGTACAGCACCGCCGGGCAGCCCGACGGGGTCTGCACCAGCACCGTGGGCGGCGCCAACGTGCTGACCACCTGCTACGGCCTGGACGGCTCGGCGCACGCCGCGCCCGGCACGCTGGCCGCGCTGGCCGGCAACGTGCTGACCTTCAACCCCGAGACGGTCACCGCAGGGGGTGCGACCCGAAGCTACTTCCCCGCCTGGGGCGGCAGCGTGCCCGGGGCGACGCTCTGCCACGACTGGACGGCGAACGCGCCCTGCGCCGGCTTCCCGCTGCCGGCCGGCCACCCCGGCGTGAACGGCGGGGCCACCCGCGACTACGGCTACTCCTACGACGCCACCACCCGCTGCCTGATCGGCCTCGGCGACGGCGGCGTGGTCTTCTCGCTCGACCCGGCCACCGCCGCCAGCCCCTGCGTGCACAGCGGGGCCACCGTCACGCTCAAGCCCGGCGACTTCTACTGCGACGGCGCCGCCGGCCACGTCCAGCAGTACGGCAAGGCCCGGCTGACCGACCTCGACCTCTCCCACGTCGACCTGGCGGCCTCGCACGTCCTGGTCACCGACGCCGACGGCACCCCGGTGCTCGCCCCGGCGCTCGGCGCCGACGGCACGGTGGACCTGGCCTCCCTCAACGCCACCGCACACCCCGCGGTGACCGTCACCGTGCAGCTGGTGCTCACCGGCACCGGCGACTTCACCAGCACCAACCACCCCGCGCTGGTGGCCGAATTCCAGGGCGACGCACCGCAGTTCTGCTTCCGCACGGTGGTGACCGCCGACTGCGCGACCACCCAGCTGACCAACACCGCGACCGGCACCGACGCCACCGGCGCGCTCACCTCCAACACCGTCACCACCGCCGTCGCCCCCGGCACCGGCTGCCGGCCGAACGTCACCGTGGAGAAGGAGATCTGCGGCTCGGGCAACTGGCACGACTGCGCCCCCGGCGGCCCGGGCCCCTGGGCCAAGACCAGCCCGGTCGGGCTGCTCGGCCTGCTGGGCACCGCGCACTGGCGGATCACCGTGACCAACGCGGGCCCGGTGGACGCGGCGAACGTCACCGTGAACGACGCCGTCACCCCCGGCTGCCGACAGGCCGCCGGCAGCTTCAGCCTGGCGAGCGGTGCCAGCCGCCAGGTCTACTGCGACTCCTTCCTGCTGGCGCTGCCGCTGAAGAACACCGCCTCGGCCAGCTTCGTGGCGGCCGGCGCTCCCGCCGGCACGCCGCCGAGCACCAGCGCGCCCTCCGCGGCGGTGGCCTGCTCGCTGCTCTGCATCCTGGCGGTGCCCGACAAGAACTGA
- a CDS encoding DUF5997 family protein — protein sequence MTSLKQKTSQTMKPATAAKKLGIYLDAAPAGFREGLVSREELNALQAEPPQWLQDLRQNGPHPRPVVAAKLGVSISGLARGGVSEALTTEEIEALKQENPLWLQHERANQVDVRKEAVRIKEKQEKDAAAKAAKAAKGA from the coding sequence ATGACCTCGCTCAAGCAGAAGACCAGCCAGACCATGAAGCCCGCCACCGCGGCCAAGAAGCTCGGGATCTACCTCGACGCGGCGCCCGCCGGCTTCCGGGAGGGCCTGGTCTCCCGCGAGGAGCTCAACGCGCTGCAGGCCGAGCCGCCGCAGTGGCTCCAGGACCTGCGCCAGAACGGCCCGCACCCGCGCCCGGTGGTCGCCGCCAAGCTCGGCGTCTCCATCTCCGGCCTGGCCCGGGGCGGCGTGAGCGAGGCGCTCACCACCGAGGAGATCGAGGCGCTCAAGCAGGAGAACCCGCTCTGGCTTCAGCACGAGCGCGCCAACCAGGTGGACGTCCGCAAGGAGGCCGTGCGGATCAAGGAGAAGCAGGAGAAGGACGCCGCCGCCAAGGCCGCGAAGGCCGCCAAGGGCGCCTGA
- a CDS encoding caspase family protein, producing MTTTPDSVGRPPLTALDAPGSRVLLVGTGQHAPGSLLPDVPAVPATVREIGRVLLEICGLRPENLLPPLIDPQDPITFGNAVVEVAQQDEDVLLVYYVGHGLVSPGNELYLATAATDDPVEGLAFKALPYQALREAFSGCRARSIIVVLDCCFAGRAHGSFGNAASDGFALASLSGTYLLASASRDEQALAPEGQPYTAFTGEFLRFLREGEPGGPPALTLEATYRYLRRTLPLLGIPAPERQLSGRAADLVLALNPQAARPATNPVGHPPPADSPGEPLCPYPGLQPFTADDTQFFFGRAELTAELLGKLALWSRVGGPVALVGLSGAGKSSLLRAGLLPAVRRGDFRTNAVGSWTQLFLTPGERPLAALATQLANLTDLPRATVLDQLRTDPSSSATLLHHTLHQLGVRPKVRHSPLLLVVDQFEEVFTACQDDKERHAFITALCAAADRTVTGHTSTPPLVVLSIRADFYAHCLAYPGLARTLQDRQIPVPPMTLDQLREAIEKPAEYAGLVLEEHLADTLLRDLRAGAASVGGDFSAGALPLLAYALWLTWGRRTGRTLTMAGYSATGGIWDAVTKQAELTYSALAPDAQSAAKLLLLRMVRIGENSEDTRRRLRLSSLLTERAPAEQNAIAIARDALAKARLITLDGGTAQLAHEALLRAWPRLRGWIETSRADLLVEQRLVEAAEAWDHTGRDSGGLYRGAALELARDLTERPGHEGSIASAGIDSRPGQLAREFLAASLRADRRFRRLGTAVVTALVLLLVVSLTAASLAVRAQQEALRHQHIASAWALFGQADSARGNSPQLALQLGIAADQLDHSPQSSANLLRTLITPYSSTLAGHQATVSHLGFAPGGRLLATASQDGTVLLWDTSDPNHPQQTGTPLSADAHGVFAPAFSPDGHIMAIGGADDSIVLWDISTPGSPLHLSTLSTGSKGIFAVTFSPDGRTLAVGSGDATVRLWDLIHPRTPHLRSTLPGHTGSVTTISCRSDGRLLAAGSTDATVVLWDLDDSAQPHQLGPPFEASSGWDALLFLPDGRTLAGAGSTASAGSAVFLWDVRDPRRPRVLSRLPAWGSTAPVYALAFSADRLDVGAADHTTSTWDVTDPSRPRQTAATGTAGGSSWSSAVAFSSQPDQQGHQMDLVATGSADNTVILWNRNGPGARFPLLAHLPTPGRAVNAITLSPDRRTLASGEADGTISLWDIGDRLHPTEIASGLAGHTRAVDTIAFSANGRLLATGSQDASVVLWNTSDPKKPIPITRFTANFGGVYGLAFRSTGDILATVGADGTAMLWDTSEPSLTQELGQPLARQRYPVDAVAFTADGGTMVTGSTDSSVVLWDTRNPAAPRYLKTLNGHTDAVVALTFSHDGRTLATGSKDATVMLWDTSVPALAHQVGLPLTNHRGWVKGLAFSPDDHTLVSGSSDQSTIIWDVTTPAQPYALAGLGQRGDATTSVALTPDGRTLLTGSADQSVDLNDLSVFNSLRDQARSAACARAGGGLSAEKWARFLPGLAYQRTCGGQSR from the coding sequence GTGACGACGACGCCTGACTCCGTCGGCCGGCCACCGCTCACCGCGCTCGACGCACCCGGATCACGCGTCCTACTCGTCGGCACAGGACAACACGCACCCGGCTCCCTGCTGCCGGACGTGCCGGCGGTACCTGCCACCGTCCGCGAGATCGGCAGGGTGCTGCTGGAGATCTGTGGTTTGCGGCCGGAGAACTTGCTCCCTCCGCTGATCGACCCGCAGGACCCGATCACCTTCGGCAACGCCGTGGTGGAGGTGGCGCAGCAGGACGAGGACGTACTGTTGGTCTACTACGTCGGACACGGCCTGGTCAGCCCGGGCAACGAGCTCTACCTAGCAACCGCCGCCACCGACGACCCGGTCGAAGGCCTGGCGTTCAAAGCGCTGCCCTATCAAGCCCTGAGGGAAGCGTTCAGCGGCTGCCGGGCCCGCTCGATCATCGTGGTGCTCGACTGCTGTTTTGCCGGGCGTGCCCACGGCTCGTTCGGCAACGCGGCCAGCGACGGATTTGCGCTGGCCTCCCTCAGCGGCACCTACCTGCTCGCCTCGGCCTCACGGGACGAACAGGCCTTGGCCCCGGAGGGGCAGCCTTACACAGCGTTCACCGGGGAGTTCCTCCGCTTCCTGCGCGAGGGCGAGCCGGGCGGGCCTCCGGCCCTGACCCTGGAAGCGACCTACCGCTACCTGCGCCGCACCCTGCCCCTGCTCGGCATACCTGCTCCGGAGCGCCAACTCAGTGGTCGCGCCGCCGACCTGGTTCTTGCCCTCAACCCCCAGGCGGCACGGCCCGCCACGAATCCGGTCGGCCACCCGCCGCCGGCCGACTCACCTGGAGAACCGCTCTGTCCGTACCCCGGCCTGCAACCATTCACCGCCGACGACACACAGTTCTTCTTCGGCCGTGCCGAGCTGACCGCCGAACTGCTCGGCAAGCTGGCCCTGTGGTCCCGGGTTGGCGGCCCCGTCGCACTGGTCGGACTCTCCGGCGCGGGGAAGTCCTCACTGCTGCGAGCCGGCCTGCTACCTGCTGTCCGCCGTGGTGACTTTCGCACCAACGCAGTCGGCAGCTGGACCCAGCTCTTCCTCACCCCCGGCGAGCGCCCCTTGGCTGCCCTCGCCACCCAGTTGGCCAACCTCACCGATCTCCCCCGGGCCACCGTCCTCGACCAGTTGCGCACAGATCCGTCAAGCTCGGCGACTCTGCTGCACCACACCCTGCATCAACTGGGCGTCAGACCGAAGGTCCGCCACAGCCCACTGCTCCTGGTCGTGGACCAGTTCGAAGAGGTTTTCACAGCCTGTCAGGACGACAAGGAGCGTCACGCCTTCATCACCGCGTTGTGCGCCGCAGCGGACCGGACGGTGACCGGCCACACCAGCACGCCGCCCCTCGTCGTCCTCAGCATCAGGGCGGACTTCTACGCTCACTGCCTGGCCTATCCCGGCCTCGCCCGCACCCTGCAGGACCGCCAAATCCCCGTTCCGCCTATGACCCTCGACCAGCTTCGCGAGGCGATCGAGAAGCCTGCGGAGTACGCCGGCCTCGTCTTGGAGGAGCACCTGGCTGACACCCTGCTGCGCGACCTGCGGGCCGGCGCAGCCTCCGTCGGTGGCGACTTCTCGGCAGGCGCTCTCCCACTGCTTGCCTACGCCCTGTGGCTCACCTGGGGCCGTCGCACCGGTCGAACTCTCACCATGGCAGGCTATAGCGCCACTGGCGGCATCTGGGACGCAGTCACCAAGCAGGCAGAGCTCACCTACAGTGCCTTGGCCCCGGACGCCCAGAGCGCTGCCAAGCTGTTACTACTGCGTATGGTCCGGATAGGTGAGAACAGCGAGGACACTCGGCGCCGCCTCCGCCTTTCCAGCCTGTTGACCGAACGCGCGCCAGCCGAGCAGAACGCCATCGCCATCGCACGCGACGCGCTGGCGAAGGCGCGGCTGATCACCCTGGACGGCGGCACCGCCCAGCTCGCCCACGAGGCGCTACTGCGTGCCTGGCCGAGACTGCGGGGGTGGATCGAGACCAGCCGAGCCGATCTGTTGGTGGAGCAGAGGCTTGTGGAGGCTGCCGAGGCTTGGGATCATACGGGTCGTGACTCCGGCGGGCTGTACCGGGGCGCTGCACTCGAGCTCGCCCGGGATCTGACGGAACGGCCAGGCCACGAGGGATCCATCGCCTCGGCCGGAATCGACAGCCGCCCGGGGCAGCTCGCCCGGGAGTTCCTTGCCGCGAGCCTGCGCGCGGACCGACGGTTCCGGCGCTTGGGTACTGCCGTGGTGACGGCATTGGTCCTGCTGCTGGTGGTCTCGCTGACCGCTGCCAGCCTCGCCGTACGTGCACAGCAGGAGGCGCTACGGCACCAGCACATCGCCTCCGCGTGGGCATTGTTCGGCCAAGCAGACTCCGCTCGGGGCAACTCACCCCAGTTGGCCTTGCAACTCGGTATTGCAGCAGATCAGTTGGACCACAGCCCACAGAGCAGCGCCAACCTGCTGAGGACCCTGATCACGCCCTACAGCAGCACTCTGGCCGGCCACCAGGCCACGGTCTCCCATCTGGGGTTCGCGCCCGGAGGTCGGCTCTTGGCGACCGCCAGTCAGGACGGCACCGTCCTCCTCTGGGACACCAGCGACCCCAACCACCCACAGCAGACGGGCACACCGCTCTCCGCCGACGCGCACGGAGTGTTCGCGCCCGCATTCAGCCCTGATGGACACATCATGGCTATCGGAGGCGCAGACGACTCGATCGTGTTGTGGGACATCAGCACCCCCGGCAGTCCGCTGCACCTCTCCACCCTGTCGACGGGCAGCAAGGGAATATTCGCAGTCACCTTCAGCCCTGACGGGCGCACCCTGGCTGTCGGCTCAGGAGACGCGACGGTGAGACTCTGGGACTTGATCCATCCCCGGACGCCCCACTTGCGCTCCACCCTGCCGGGCCACACCGGCTCGGTGACGACGATCAGCTGCCGATCCGATGGCCGTCTGCTGGCTGCCGGCAGCACGGACGCCACCGTGGTGCTGTGGGACCTCGACGATTCCGCGCAACCTCACCAGCTCGGACCACCGTTCGAGGCTTCTTCGGGATGGGATGCGCTCCTCTTCTTACCCGATGGGCGCACCCTGGCCGGCGCCGGCAGCACTGCGAGTGCCGGGAGTGCGGTCTTTCTCTGGGATGTCCGCGATCCGCGCAGACCTCGCGTGCTCAGCCGACTCCCTGCCTGGGGCTCGACGGCTCCGGTCTACGCACTGGCTTTCTCGGCCGACCGGCTCGACGTCGGCGCGGCCGACCACACCACGAGCACCTGGGACGTCACCGATCCGTCGCGACCACGCCAGACCGCGGCTACAGGGACAGCAGGCGGGTCGAGTTGGTCATCCGCCGTCGCTTTCAGCTCCCAGCCGGATCAGCAGGGTCATCAAATGGATCTGGTCGCCACCGGCAGCGCGGACAATACGGTGATCCTCTGGAATCGCAACGGCCCTGGAGCACGCTTTCCCCTCCTGGCGCATCTCCCTACCCCAGGCCGTGCGGTGAACGCGATCACGCTCAGCCCGGACAGGCGGACGCTGGCCAGTGGGGAGGCCGACGGCACAATCTCACTGTGGGACATCGGCGACCGGCTCCACCCGACCGAGATCGCCAGTGGTCTGGCCGGTCATACCCGTGCGGTGGACACCATCGCCTTCAGCGCCAACGGACGCCTGCTGGCAACCGGAAGCCAGGATGCGAGCGTGGTCCTCTGGAACACCTCCGACCCGAAAAAACCAATCCCGATCACGCGGTTCACCGCCAACTTCGGTGGTGTCTACGGCCTCGCGTTCCGCAGCACGGGAGACATCCTCGCAACGGTAGGCGCCGACGGCACCGCCATGCTCTGGGACACCAGCGAACCTTCTCTCACCCAAGAGCTGGGGCAGCCTCTCGCCCGGCAGCGGTACCCAGTCGACGCCGTGGCGTTCACCGCTGACGGAGGCACCATGGTCACGGGAAGCACAGACTCGAGTGTGGTCCTCTGGGACACCCGTAACCCAGCCGCTCCGCGCTACCTGAAGACTCTCAACGGTCACACGGACGCCGTCGTCGCGCTGACCTTCAGCCACGACGGGCGCACGTTGGCGACCGGCAGCAAGGATGCCACCGTCATGCTCTGGGACACCTCAGTCCCAGCACTGGCACATCAGGTGGGGCTCCCGCTCACCAACCACCGGGGCTGGGTCAAAGGTCTGGCGTTCAGCCCCGATGACCACACTCTGGTCTCCGGGAGCTCCGACCAATCCACCATCATCTGGGACGTCACCACACCAGCGCAGCCCTATGCCCTGGCTGGTTTGGGCCAGCGCGGCGACGCGACCACCTCGGTCGCGCTCACTCCGGACGGGAGGACCCTCCTGACCGGGTCCGCAGACCAGAGCGTCGACCTCAACGATCTCAGCGTCTTCAACTCTTTGCGCGACCAAGCCCGCTCGGCAGCCTGTGCCCGGGCTGGCGGAGGACTGTCCGCCGAGAAGTGGGCCCGCTTCCTGCCCGGCCTGGCCTATCAGCGAACCTGCGGCGGCCAAAGCCGTTGA
- a CDS encoding MFS transporter: protein MSTGSLGRQEVRATEGETPGRWGGAMVLASCLGFFLINLDATIVNVALPAIGQGLHAGLSGLQWVVAGYTLAFAGLLLSAGTVSDRIGADRLFGYGLLGFAAASAACGLADGVVSLVAARVAQGAAAAAVLPSSLALLRQSVPDSAVRTRAIALWAAGGGAALSAGPIAGGLLTSALGWRAIFFVNVPFGLLAVVGLARAGRSVPQRRSFDPAGQVSAVLALTGFTFALIELGPAGARSPLVVGPLLVSFAALFWFRWAESRARAPMVDLRELRSRVFVSCLATGFALNFSFYGILFVFSLIFQQDRGWSPIRTGLSFLPMTVLVLAANLLAGRLTRTVGPRLPMAGAQLLSATGFLGIALVGLDGPAWLLLPATLPIGIGGGLASPPMMTALLEAVPAERAGVVSGLLSACRQAGGALGVTLFGLLISAAGFGLATGLRLSAVAAGGLLVLAAVASYRWVPGAARRGAAPPVPSVRRP from the coding sequence ATGAGTACCGGATCCCTCGGTCGGCAGGAGGTCAGAGCTACGGAAGGCGAGACTCCGGGCCGGTGGGGCGGGGCGATGGTGCTGGCCTCCTGCCTGGGGTTCTTCCTGATCAACCTGGACGCGACGATCGTGAACGTGGCGCTGCCCGCGATCGGGCAGGGGCTGCACGCCGGGCTGTCGGGCCTGCAGTGGGTGGTGGCCGGCTACACGCTGGCCTTCGCCGGGTTGCTGCTCTCGGCGGGCACGGTCTCGGACCGGATCGGGGCCGACCGGCTCTTCGGGTACGGGCTGCTGGGGTTCGCGGCGGCCTCGGCGGCGTGCGGGCTGGCGGACGGGGTGGTGTCCCTGGTGGCCGCGCGGGTGGCCCAAGGGGCCGCCGCCGCAGCGGTGTTGCCCTCCTCGCTGGCGCTGCTGCGGCAGTCGGTGCCGGACTCGGCGGTGCGGACCAGGGCGATCGCGCTCTGGGCGGCCGGCGGGGGAGCCGCGCTCTCGGCCGGGCCGATCGCCGGCGGGCTGCTGACCTCGGCGCTCGGCTGGCGGGCGATCTTCTTCGTCAACGTGCCGTTCGGGCTGCTCGCCGTGGTCGGGTTGGCCCGGGCCGGGCGGTCGGTGCCGCAGCGCCGCTCCTTCGACCCGGCCGGGCAGGTCTCGGCGGTGCTGGCGCTGACCGGGTTCACCTTCGCCCTGATCGAGCTCGGGCCGGCGGGGGCCCGGTCGCCGCTGGTGGTCGGGCCGCTGCTGGTCTCGTTCGCCGCGCTGTTCTGGTTCCGCTGGGCCGAATCGCGGGCGCGGGCACCGATGGTGGACCTGCGGGAGTTGCGCTCGCGGGTGTTCGTCTCCTGCCTGGCCACCGGGTTCGCGCTGAACTTCTCCTTCTACGGCATCCTGTTCGTCTTCTCGCTGATCTTCCAGCAGGACCGCGGCTGGTCGCCGATCCGCACCGGCCTCTCCTTCCTGCCGATGACGGTGCTGGTGCTGGCCGCCAACCTGCTGGCCGGCCGGCTGACCCGCACGGTCGGGCCGCGCCTGCCCATGGCGGGAGCCCAACTCCTCTCCGCCACGGGCTTCCTGGGCATCGCGCTGGTCGGCCTGGACGGCCCGGCCTGGCTGCTGCTGCCGGCCACCCTGCCGATCGGGATCGGCGGCGGCCTGGCCTCCCCGCCGATGATGACGGCGCTGCTGGAGGCCGTTCCGGCCGAGCGGGCGGGGGTGGTCTCGGGCCTGCTCAGCGCCTGCCGGCAGGCGGGCGGGGCGCTCGGCGTCACCCTCTTCGGGCTGCTGATCTCCGCCGCCGGCTTCGGCCTGGCCACCGGCCTGCGGCTGTCGGCGGTGGCGGCGGGCGGGCTGCTGGTGCTGGCGGCGGTGGCCTCGTACCGGTGGGTGCCGGGGGCCGCCCGACGAGGGGCGGCCCCGCCGGTGCCGAGTGTCAGGCGTCCTTGA
- a CDS encoding LysR family substrate-binding domain-containing protein, giving the protein MTEMQVNPDFRLVYVPGVTPGKWTRVWGERLPDVPLALSAVAVGEAEPALHQGTADAGLVRLPVDRDVLSAIPLYTETTVVVIPKDHWLAAAEEVTLDDLSDEVVFHPLDDSLDWSAGLPGRPAFERPATTGDAIELVAANVGVLLVPQSLARLHHRRDLTFRPMVEAPQSQVALAWPQEQTTELVEEFIGIVRGRTANSSRGRGAQPAETPKAAPKKAAQPRKPQAGKPQPGKGGSGQRTQGKPRPGAGGRGGTQKRTGGGKPKRGR; this is encoded by the coding sequence GTGACAGAGATGCAGGTGAACCCGGACTTCCGGCTCGTGTACGTCCCGGGCGTGACGCCCGGCAAGTGGACCCGGGTCTGGGGCGAGCGACTCCCGGACGTACCGCTCGCGCTGAGCGCGGTGGCCGTCGGCGAGGCCGAGCCGGCCCTGCACCAGGGCACGGCGGACGCCGGGCTGGTCCGGCTGCCGGTCGACCGGGACGTGCTCAGCGCCATCCCCCTCTACACCGAGACCACCGTGGTGGTCATCCCCAAGGACCACTGGCTGGCCGCCGCCGAGGAGGTCACCCTGGACGACCTCTCCGACGAGGTGGTCTTCCACCCGCTGGACGACAGCCTGGACTGGTCGGCCGGCCTGCCCGGCCGCCCGGCCTTCGAGCGCCCGGCCACCACCGGCGACGCGATCGAGCTGGTCGCGGCCAACGTCGGCGTGCTGCTGGTGCCGCAGTCGCTGGCCCGGCTGCACCACCGCCGCGACCTCACCTTCCGCCCGATGGTCGAGGCCCCGCAGTCCCAGGTCGCGCTGGCCTGGCCGCAGGAGCAGACCACCGAGCTGGTCGAGGAGTTCATCGGCATCGTCCGCGGCCGCACCGCCAACAGCTCCCGCGGCCGGGGCGCCCAGCCCGCCGAGACCCCGAAGGCCGCCCCCAAGAAGGCCGCCCAACCCCGCAAGCCCCAGGCCGGCAAGCCCCAGCCCGGCAAGGGCGGCTCCGGCCAGCGCACCCAGGGCAAGCCCCGCCCCGGCGCCGGCGGTCGGGGCGGCACCCAGAAGCGCACCGGCGGCGGCAAGCCGAAGCGCGGGCGCTGA